In Candidatus Beckwithbacteria bacterium, one genomic interval encodes:
- a CDS encoding 50S ribosomal protein L18, with the protein MKKINQIRAKRQMRNRAKIAQTSDRAHLTVFRSGKHIYAQLIDQKGKTLATASDAKAKKGTKTEKAQAVGEEIGKKAVELKIKQAVFDRGAYKFHGRVKAVCEGARAAKLVI; encoded by the coding sequence CTAAACGCCAAATGAGAAATCGAGCTAAAATTGCCCAAACTAGTGATCGAGCTCATTTAACTGTCTTTCGTTCTGGTAAACACATCTACGCTCAACTTATTGATCAAAAAGGTAAAACTTTAGCTACGGCTTCAGATGCCAAAGCTAAGAAAGGGACTAAAACTGAAAAAGCTCAGGCAGTTGGTGAAGAAATCGGTAAAAAAGCAGTAGAGCTTAAAATCAAGCAAGCAGTTTTTGATCGAGGAGCTTACAAATTTCATGGTCGGGTTAAAGCCGTCTGTGAAGGTGCTCGAGCTGCTAAATTAGTAATCTAA
- the rpsE gene encoding 30S ribosomal protein S5, with translation MNPKGQQRRNQDPHQKPEEKEFDEKIIQIKRVSKKTKGGNNISFTSLVVIGDHKGKAGIGFSKAPDVLNSIRKSVKKGKKNMVSIDLVGANTIAHQVYHKRGAAVVLLKPAPEGTGVIAGGPVRAVVEAFGVQNIVTKCMGTANKASNVYATFEALAQLKKVKVTKPTEAKPEKKAEIKKPVATKPVFKKEIKKTVKKEIKQKTK, from the coding sequence ATGAACCCAAAAGGACAACAACGTCGCAACCAAGATCCACATCAGAAACCGGAAGAAAAAGAATTTGATGAAAAAATCATCCAAATCAAACGGGTTTCTAAAAAGACTAAAGGTGGTAATAATATTAGTTTTACCAGCCTAGTGGTGATTGGTGATCACAAAGGTAAGGCTGGGATTGGATTTAGCAAAGCTCCAGACGTTTTAAACTCTATTAGAAAATCGGTTAAAAAAGGCAAGAAAAACATGGTCTCAATTGATTTGGTTGGAGCTAATACTATTGCTCATCAGGTCTATCACAAACGTGGTGCAGCGGTCGTTTTACTTAAACCCGCTCCAGAAGGTACTGGCGTGATTGCTGGTGGTCCAGTCCGGGCTGTGGTTGAAGCTTTTGGAGTCCAAAATATTGTGACCAAATGTATGGGAACAGCCAATAAAGCTTCCAATGTTTATGCTACCTTTGAAGCTTTAGCTCAACTGAAAAAAGTCAAAGTCACTAAACCAACTGAAGCAAAACCAGAGAAAAAAGCTGAAATTAAGAAACCTGTAGCTACTAAACCAGTTTTTAAAAAAGAGATTAAAAAGACAGTCAAAAAAGAAATTAAACAAAAGACTAAATAA
- a CDS encoding HAD family phosphatase: MSKYKAIVSDIDGTLTQINPNALPSEKVAESIKSLSEKGFTFSFATGRPFFLVEYLVNHLGTLGPCIVDNGAVIVDSKNGNILWEAILSPQKANQILKLSKDCQMVRASCDIGGIDNPKTIPSHAKVRKISIHDIDYDLAEQLINAVTETVSDVAAVKAASYQSDHLTDVYFSNIKATKQYAVFELAKLLHISPKEIIGIGDGYNDFPLLMACGLKVAMGNAVDELKEIADEIAPSVNEDGLAFIIEKYFL; this comes from the coding sequence ATGTCAAAATATAAAGCTATTGTTTCAGATATTGATGGAACTTTGACACAAATTAACCCAAATGCTTTACCTTCTGAAAAAGTAGCTGAAAGTATAAAGTCACTTTCAGAAAAAGGTTTTACATTTTCTTTCGCCACTGGCCGACCATTTTTTCTAGTTGAGTATTTGGTAAATCACTTGGGAACTCTGGGCCCATGTATCGTTGACAATGGTGCTGTCATTGTAGATAGCAAAAATGGCAATATTTTATGGGAAGCGATTTTATCTCCCCAAAAAGCTAACCAAATTTTAAAATTAAGTAAAGATTGCCAGATGGTAAGAGCTTCGTGCGATATAGGAGGTATAGACAATCCTAAAACAATTCCAAGTCATGCTAAGGTCCGAAAAATTTCAATTCACGATATTGATTATGATTTAGCCGAACAGCTAATAAACGCTGTTACAGAAACGGTTTCTGATGTAGCTGCGGTTAAAGCTGCTTCTTATCAAAGTGATCATTTGACAGATGTGTATTTTTCAAATATCAAAGCTACTAAACAATATGCAGTTTTTGAGCTAGCCAAACTTTTACATATTTCTCCAAAAGAAATTATTGGTATTGGTGATGGCTATAATGATTTTCCTCTACTTATGGCTTGTGGTTTAAAAGTAGCTATGGGCAATGCCGTCGATGAACTTAAAGAAATAGCTGATGAAATAGCTCCATCAGTAAATGAAGACGGATTGGCTTTTATCATTGAAAAATATTTTTTATAG